From the Vallicoccus soli genome, the window CGGCCGTCCTCGCGACCGAGGGCTCGGACCACCGGCCGGTCGTCGCCGACCTCGCGCTCCCCGGCGCGGAGGTGGGCCTCGGGCGCCGCGGCTGAGCCGCGGGCCGGCCCCGCCCCCCCCGCCCCCCGCGCAGGGTCGCGGCGGGGGGGCCGGGCGGTCAGGGGTGGGCGTGGGCGTGCTCGTGGTGGTCGTGGGAGTGCCCGTGGCCGTGCCCGTGGTGGCCGTGCGCGTGCGTCGGGTCGTCGGGGTGGTCGTGGGGGGTCTGGGCCCGCCCGACCTTGTCCTCGAAGCCCGGCATCGCGATGCGGTAGACGCAGGTGTCGCAGTTCATCCGGATGTCGCCGAGCAGCGCCTCGCGGTAGCGCTCGACGACGAGGCCCGCGAGGTCGTCGGTGTCGCCGAGCACGTCGGCCACCCGCACGTCGAGGCCGGGGTGGGCCTGCGCGAAGGCCCGCGACTGCTCGACGATCCGGTCCGGCAGCACGCCGGGGAAGAGGAAGTACGGCGCGACGACGACGCGGCGGGCGCCGAGGAGGCGTACGCGCTCCAGCGCCTCCGGCACCGACGGGTGCGCGAGCGAGACGAAGGACGGCTCCACCATCGCGTAGCCCCGGCCCTCCCACTGCAGGCGCGCGACCTTGGCGACCTCGGCGTTGGCGTCCGGGTCGCTCGAGCCGCGCCCGACGAGCACGACGGCGGTGCCGTCGCGGTCGTCGCCCGCGAGCGCCTCGTCGACCCGGCGGGTGAGCACGTCGTGCAGCGCCGGGTGCGGGCCGAGCGGGCGGCCGTAGCGGTAGCGCAGGCCCGGGTGGCGCACCTGCTCGCGGGCCATGGCCCCGGGGATGTCGCCCTTGCCGTGCCCCGCGGCGACGAGCACGAGGGGCACGGCGACGACGTCGCGGTGGCCCCGCCCGACCAGGTCGGCGACGGCCACGTTGACCGGTGGCGGCGCCAGCTCGATGAAGCCGCCCGCGACGTCCACGCCCTCGGCGGCCAGCCGGCGCCCGGCCCGCGCCACGAGGGCCGCGAACTGCTCCACCCCCGCGGCGCTGCGGGTGCCGTGGCCGACGACGAGCAGGGGCAGGGGGCTGGTGCTCACGGGACCTCCGCGTAGAGCAGGGCGTTGAGGGCGGCGGCGGCGACGGCGGAGCCGCCCTTCTCCGAGGCGTTGCTGACCGCGGGCAGGCCGCTCGCGCGCAGCGCGGCCTTGGACTCGGCGGCGCCGACGAAGCCCACCGGCAGCCCGACGACGAGGGCCGGGCGGGCGTCGAGCGCGAGGAGCTCCACGAGCGCGGTGGGCGCGCAGCCGACGACCCAGACGGCGCCGGGCCCGACCTCGTCGAGGGCGAGGCGGACCGCGGCGGCCGAGCGGGTCAGGCCGGCGCCGCGCGCGAGGTCGGCGGCGCGGGGGTCGCGCACCCGGCACACGACCTCGCGACGGGTGATCCCCGCGGCGACCATCTCGACGTCGGCGACCACCGGCGCCCCGGCCCGCAGCGCTGCGTGCGCCGCGTCCAGCGCCGGCTCGTCGAGGACGAGGTCGTCGACGTAGTCGAGGTCGGCGCTCGCGTGCACGACCCGCTCGACCACGGCCCGGGACAGCGGCGCGAGGGCGGACAGGTCGGCGCGCGCGCGGAGGATGGCGTACGACTCCTGCTCGATCGGGTGGACGGTGCGCGTCACGCCGCGCCCACCAGGGACAGCGCGTCGACGGGGCAGACCTCGACGCACTCGCCGCACCCGGTGCACCGCTCCTCGCGCACGAGGAGCGGCCCGCCGTCCTCGGCCGGCACGGGCAGCAGGGCGTGCTCGGGGCAGGTCAGGAGGCAGGCGCCGCAGCCCTGGCACCCGGCGACGGCGACGGGGGCGCTCACGCGGGCATCCACCGGTAGCCGCGGGGGGTGACCATGCGACCGCCGTGCAGGCGGGTGTTCGTGCTGCCGACGACGACGACGCTGAGCATGTCCACGACCGCCGGGTCGAGGTCGGCCAGCGTGGTGAGCAGGACCTGCTCACCCTCGCGGCTCGCGTTGCGCACCACGCCGACCGGGGTGGTCGGCGGGCGGTGGGCCGACAGGATGGCGAGCGCCTTCGGCAGCTGCCAGTCGCGGTCGCGGCTGCGCGGGTTGTAGAAGGTGACGACGAGGTCGCCCTCGGCCACCGCGCGGACCCGGTGCTCGATGGCGTCCCAGGGCGTGTGCAGGTCGGAGAGGCTGACCATCGCGTGGTCGTGCCCGAGCGGGGCCCCGAGCAGGGCGCTGGCGGCGAGCGCCGCCGTGATGCCCGGGACGCCCACGACGTCGACGTCCTCGCCGACGATCTCCAGCGACGGGGAGGCCATCGCGTAGATCCCGGCGTCGCCCGAGCCGATCAGCGCCACGGCCCGCCCGGCCCGGGCGTGCTCCACGGCGGTGCGGGCCCGCTCCTCCTCCTGGCCGAGGCCGGAGGCGAGCACGGTGGTGCCGGGGCGCAGGAGGTCGCGGACCTGCTCGACGTACTGGTCGAGCCCGACGACGACCGACGCGCGCCGCAGCTCCTCGACCGCCCGCGGGGCGAGCAGGTCGCGCGCGCCGGGCCCGAGCCCGACGAGCGCGAGCCGCCCGCGCGGCGGGCGGCGCACGACGGCGACCGTCGCGGCCGAGGTGGCGCGCTTGGGGACGACCAGCTCGCCGCCGCCCAGGAGGGCGGCGGCCTCGGCCACGCTCGGGGTGCCGACCGCGCCGCGGACCACCTCGGACGGGTTCGGCACCTCGACCTGCGCGAGGTCCTCGGCGCTGTGCACGAGGACGTCCCAGCCGCGCCGCCGGGCGGCCTCGAGGATGCCCTCCTCGTCGGCCTTGGCCTCGACGGTCGCGACGTGCGTGACGCTCGCCGGGCTCAGCCCGGCGTCGGCCAGGGCGGTGTCGACGAGCGAGCCCACCTCGTCGGGGGTGACGCCCCGGCTGCTGCCGACGCCCACGACGAGGCTGGGCGGGCGCAGCAGCGCGGTGCCGGCGTCGCCGTGCAGGTCGAGGTCGGTGACCCGCAGGACGTGCTCGGCGCCCGGCGCGTCCTCGCGGACGTTGGGGGGCAGCGCGGGCAGGGGCCAGGCCGCGTCGGTCTCGAGGCGCACCGGGGCGCCGTCGAGCACCGCCCGCCCCACCCTGCTCACGGCGCCCTCGACCGGCCAGCCGAGCTGGTCCAGGCCGGGCACGCCGACGGCGTCGGAGCCCGTGGTGACCACGGGGCGGCAGCCCAGGACCGCGCTGACCTGCCGGGCCAGCACGTTCGCCCCGCCGGCGTGCCCCCCGACGAGGGCCACGGCCCACTGGCGCGCCTCGTCGACGCAGACCACGCCGGGGTCCTCGTCCTTGGCGCCCACCTGCGAGCCCAGGATGCGCACCGCGACCCCGGTCGCGCAGAACGCGACGACGCGGGTGCTCTCCGCGAAGGCCCGCGGCAGGGCCTCGGTGGCCGGGCCCTCGTAGAGGCGCGTGCGTCCCGGCCACGCCGACGCCAGCTCCGAGGCCGCCTGGCGGCCGGCGGCCGTCAGCGCGACGAGGCCGATCACGGGGACACCTCCGGCGCAGGGGCGCTCGGGCGGGTCGGGCGGGTCGTCATGGGCGGGCTCCCCAGAGCACGAGGACGGGGTTGAGGGCGGCGAGGCGGGATGCTCCACCGGCGCCGGGGAGGGGCTCCAGGCGACTGCTGTGCAGCATCGCACCCTCCACCGAGAACCCGCCCGCCAGCAGCGCCCCGCGCGTCGGCGCGAGCCGCTCCAGCGTGGCGAGGGTCACGACGACGCGGCGCGGGCCGGCGGCGGCGCAGGCCGCCACCACCTCCGGCCCCCCGCCGCCGACGAACACCGCGTCGGGGGCCGGCAGCCCGGCCAGCGCCTCCGGCGCCTCGCCGTGCACCACGCGCACGTCCACGTCGTGGGCCGCCGCGTTGCGGGCGGTGCGGGCGCACTGCTCGGCGTCGCGCTCGACGGCGACGACGGCCGCGCCGAAGCGGGCGCACTCCACGCCCACGGAGCCGCTGCCGGCCCCGACGTCCCAGACCATGGTCCCGAGCCGGGGGGCCAGCCGGGCCAGGGCCAGCGCGCGGACCTCCGCCTTGGTGACCATCGCGCCGCGGTGCTCGTACGCGTCCTCGGGCAGCGCCCAGCCGTCGGGCGCGGTCGGCGGCCCGGCGAGGACGACGGGGCCGGGGCGGCCGGTGCGCCGCGGCGCGAGGGAGAGCACGACGTTGGGCTCGCGCCAGTCGTCGCGCGCCGCGGCCTCCTCGGGCGTGCAGCGGGTGACGCGCTCGTACGGGCCGCCGAGGCCCTCCGCGACGACGAGCGAGCGGCCGCTGCCCCGCAGGGCGGCGCCGAGCAGGGCCGGGCCGGCCCCCGGCGCCGTGAGCACGGCGACCGTGCGGGCGGCCAGGCAGGCGTTGACCGCGGTGCGCGGGTCGCGCCCGTGGGCGCTCACGACGACGGCGTCGTCCCAGGGGACCCCGGCGCGGGCGAAGGCGAGCGCCACCGACGAGACCGCGGGCAGCACCGCCGGCGCGTGGCCCCGCGCGCGCAGGGCGCGCAGCACGCCGAACCAGCCGGGGTCGCCGGAGGCGAGGACCACGACGTCGCCCCCGGCGGCGGCCTCGGCGTCGACCGCGTCGAGCGCGCCCGCGAGGTCGCCCATCGCGACGGTGCGCCCGGCGACCGGCCCCACGGCCTCGAGGTGGCGGCGCCCGCCGACGACGAGCGCGGCGCCGGCGAGCGCCTGCGCGGCGGCGGGCGCCAGCGCGCCCCCGTCGAGGCCGACGACGGTGATCACGCGGCGCCCGCCCAGTCCGCGCGGGTCGCGCCGACCACGCGACGGCCGGTGAAGTCGACCATCGCGACCTCGGCCGCCACCTCGCCCTCCGCGGCGCGCACGAGGACCTCCTGCACCCGCCGGCACAGCTCGTCGCCGGCCGCGCGCAGCAGGCCGGCGCGCTCCCAGATCTCGTACGCGTGCCGCCCGGTGTTCGCCGCCGCCACCTCGGCCGCCAGCGCCGCGTCGCCGCCGGCGGCGCGGGTGACGTCGCCGAGCAGGCCGAGGTCGACCTTGCTGCGCGTGTAGTGGGTCATGAGGACGCCCGCCGCGAGCTTCGCGAGCTTGCCGGCCATGCCGACGAACACGACCTCGCCGACCCCGACCTCGCGGGCGCGCCGCAGGGCCGCCCCGGTGAAGTCGCCCACCTCGACGAAGGACACCTCGGGCAGGTGCGGCAGCAGCGCCATGGCGCCCTTCTCGGTGCGCCCGCCGGTGCAGAGCACGACGGTGCCGACGCCCTGGGCGCCCATGACCGACACGGCCTGCTCGACGGACGCGCGCCAGGACGCGGTGGAGAAGGGGCGGACGACGCCGGTCGTGCCGAGCACGGAGATGCCGCCGAGGATGCCGAGCCGGGCGTTGGTGGTGCGCCGGGCCATGACCTCGCCCTCGGGCACCGAGACGACGACCCGGAGCCCGCCCTCGGGCAGCGCCTCGCGCACGGCCTGCACGATCATCCGGCGCGGCACCTCGTTGATGGCCGGGCCGCCGACCTCCAGCCCGAGCCCGGGCTTGGTGACCACGCCGACCCCGACGCCGCCGTCGAGCTCCACGCCGTCGCCGGCGCCGCGGGTCACGGTGGCCGTGAGGTGGGCGCCGTCGGTGACGTCGGGGTCGTCGCCCGCGTCCTTGACGACGACGGCGGTGGCGCGGCGGGGGTCGTACGTGCAGGAGTCCACCGCGAAGGTGACCCGCCGCCCGCTCGGGAGCGCGACCTCGACGACCTCCTGGGGCTCCTGGTCGCGCAGTGCGGTGGCGGCGGCCTTGGCCGCGGCGGACGCGCAGGTGCCGGTGGTCCAGCCGGTGCGCAGCGCCCGGGGGCGCACCTTCATGGTGCGCGGGAGGTCGGGCTCGCGGATCGGCGGCAGCTCGGGGGGCCCGCTCACGTGGCGCCCTCGGCCCGGAGCCGGCGGCGCGCCTCCCGGTCCGCCTTGCGGAAGCCGTGGAAGTGCCCCGGGTGGTAGAGGTGGCTGCGGGTGCCGCCCGCGCCGAGCGC encodes:
- the cbiE gene encoding precorrin-6y C5,15-methyltransferase (decarboxylating) subunit CbiE, whose product is MITVVGLDGGALAPAAAQALAGAALVVGGRRHLEAVGPVAGRTVAMGDLAGALDAVDAEAAAGGDVVVLASGDPGWFGVLRALRARGHAPAVLPAVSSVALAFARAGVPWDDAVVVSAHGRDPRTAVNACLAARTVAVLTAPGAGPALLGAALRGSGRSLVVAEGLGGPYERVTRCTPEEAAARDDWREPNVVLSLAPRRTGRPGPVVLAGPPTAPDGWALPEDAYEHRGAMVTKAEVRALALARLAPRLGTMVWDVGAGSGSVGVECARFGAAVVAVERDAEQCARTARNAAAHDVDVRVVHGEAPEALAGLPAPDAVFVGGGGPEVVAACAAAGPRRVVVTLATLERLAPTRGALLAGGFSVEGAMLHSSRLEPLPGAGGASRLAALNPVLVLWGARP
- the cobJ gene encoding precorrin-3B C(17)-methyltransferase, whose protein sequence is MIGLVALTAAGRQAASELASAWPGRTRLYEGPATEALPRAFAESTRVVAFCATGVAVRILGSQVGAKDEDPGVVCVDEARQWAVALVGGHAGGANVLARQVSAVLGCRPVVTTGSDAVGVPGLDQLGWPVEGAVSRVGRAVLDGAPVRLETDAAWPLPALPPNVREDAPGAEHVLRVTDLDLHGDAGTALLRPPSLVVGVGSSRGVTPDEVGSLVDTALADAGLSPASVTHVATVEAKADEEGILEAARRRGWDVLVHSAEDLAQVEVPNPSEVVRGAVGTPSVAEAAALLGGGELVVPKRATSAATVAVVRRPPRGRLALVGLGPGARDLLAPRAVEELRRASVVVGLDQYVEQVRDLLRPGTTVLASGLGQEEERARTAVEHARAGRAVALIGSGDAGIYAMASPSLEIVGEDVDVVGVPGITAALAASALLGAPLGHDHAMVSLSDLHTPWDAIEHRVRAVAEGDLVVTFYNPRSRDRDWQLPKALAILSAHRPPTTPVGVVRNASREGEQVLLTTLADLDPAVVDMLSVVVVGSTNTRLHGGRMVTPRGYRWMPA
- a CDS encoding cobalt-precorrin-5B (C(1))-methyltransferase gives rise to the protein MKVRPRALRTGWTTGTCASAAAKAAATALRDQEPQEVVEVALPSGRRVTFAVDSCTYDPRRATAVVVKDAGDDPDVTDGAHLTATVTRGAGDGVELDGGVGVGVVTKPGLGLEVGGPAINEVPRRMIVQAVREALPEGGLRVVVSVPEGEVMARRTTNARLGILGGISVLGTTGVVRPFSTASWRASVEQAVSVMGAQGVGTVVLCTGGRTEKGAMALLPHLPEVSFVEVGDFTGAALRRAREVGVGEVVFVGMAGKLAKLAAGVLMTHYTRSKVDLGLLGDVTRAAGGDAALAAEVAAANTGRHAYEIWERAGLLRAAGDELCRRVQEVLVRAAEGEVAAEVAMVDFTGRRVVGATRADWAGAA
- a CDS encoding ATP-binding protein, producing MDARVSAPVAVAGCQGCGACLLTCPEHALLPVPAEDGGPLLVREERCTGCGECVEVCPVDALSLVGAA
- a CDS encoding precorrin-8X methylmutase: MTRTVHPIEQESYAILRARADLSALAPLSRAVVERVVHASADLDYVDDLVLDEPALDAAHAALRAGAPVVADVEMVAAGITRREVVCRVRDPRAADLARGAGLTRSAAAVRLALDEVGPGAVWVVGCAPTALVELLALDARPALVVGLPVGFVGAAESKAALRASGLPAVSNASEKGGSAVAAAALNALLYAEVP